A genomic window from Elaeis guineensis isolate ETL-2024a chromosome 3, EG11, whole genome shotgun sequence includes:
- the LOC105033975 gene encoding uncharacterized protein isoform X1, which produces MLDASQQICLFLDRPASRLHGSRGCLGCCSKPTPIIAVDEPSKGLKIQGRTIKKTSVSEDFWSTSTHEMENSGVQSQRSISSISTSMQNLDHHGAASTSNPSEFVNHGLLLWNQTRLQWTGNRRPENRSQQVREPRLSWDATYDNLLGTNKPFPQPIPLSEMVDFLVDVWEQEGMYD; this is translated from the exons ATGCTAGATGCTTCTCAGCAGATCTGTCTCTTCTTGGATCGCCCAGCTTCTCGCCTGCATGGG AGCAGAGGTTGTCTTGGATGCTGTTCTAAGCCCACTCCAATTATTGCAGTGGATGAGCCCTCAAAGGGTCTGAAAATCCAAGGCAGGACTATAAAAAAAACCAGTGTTTCTGAGGATTTTTGGAGTACGAGCACACATGAGATGGAAAACAGTGGAGTGCAGTCTCAAAGGAGCATTTCTTCAATTAGCACATCAATGCAAAACCTTGATCACCATGGAGCAGCAAGCACTAGCAACCCTTCTGAATTTGTAAATCATG GTCTTCTTCTCTGGAATCAAACCAGACTGCAATGGACTGGAAATAGAAGGCCTGAGAACCGGTCGCAACAGGTCCGAGAACCCAGATTAAG TTGGGATGCGACCTATGACAATTTGCTGGGGACCAACAAGCCATTTCCACAGCCCATCCCTTTATCT GAGATGGTAGATTTCCTTGTGGACGTCTGGGAGCAGGAGGGTATGTATGATTAG
- the LOC105033975 gene encoding uncharacterized protein isoform X2: protein MLLSRSVSSWIAQLLACMGGCLGCCSKPTPIIAVDEPSKGLKIQGRTIKKTSVSEDFWSTSTHEMENSGVQSQRSISSISTSMQNLDHHGAASTSNPSEFVNHGLLLWNQTRLQWTGNRRPENRSQQVREPRLSWDATYDNLLGTNKPFPQPIPLSEMVDFLVDVWEQEGMYD from the exons ATGCTTCTCAGCAGATCTGTCTCTTCTTGGATCGCCCAGCTTCTCGCCTGCATGGG AGGTTGTCTTGGATGCTGTTCTAAGCCCACTCCAATTATTGCAGTGGATGAGCCCTCAAAGGGTCTGAAAATCCAAGGCAGGACTATAAAAAAAACCAGTGTTTCTGAGGATTTTTGGAGTACGAGCACACATGAGATGGAAAACAGTGGAGTGCAGTCTCAAAGGAGCATTTCTTCAATTAGCACATCAATGCAAAACCTTGATCACCATGGAGCAGCAAGCACTAGCAACCCTTCTGAATTTGTAAATCATG GTCTTCTTCTCTGGAATCAAACCAGACTGCAATGGACTGGAAATAGAAGGCCTGAGAACCGGTCGCAACAGGTCCGAGAACCCAGATTAAG TTGGGATGCGACCTATGACAATTTGCTGGGGACCAACAAGCCATTTCCACAGCCCATCCCTTTATCT GAGATGGTAGATTTCCTTGTGGACGTCTGGGAGCAGGAGGGTATGTATGATTAG